Sequence from the Desulfotomaculum sp. genome:
TATTCAAATGACCGGCTATTATGGAGAAGGCCCTGGATATACCGAACGCATAGCCTTCATTTTTCCTTTCTTGCATACCGGGCAAACCGTTACATCCTTGCCTAAAAGGATATTGAGGATCTCAATAGTTGTAAGTCCTTCGAATTTAGGTTTGTAAACAGGGCTGGAAGTTAGTTTTCTGCACAGCTTAAGCTTTGTTTTTTTATTGCGGTTAGCAAGTAGGCCATAATGT
This genomic interval carries:
- a CDS encoding IS91 family transposase — protein: HYGLLANRNKKTKLKLCRKLTSSPVYKPKFEGLTTIEILNILLGKDVTVCPVCKKGKMKAMRSVYPGPSP